The Rhea pennata isolate bPtePen1 chromosome Z, bPtePen1.pri, whole genome shotgun sequence genome includes a region encoding these proteins:
- the SMIM15 gene encoding small integral membrane protein 15 has translation MLDIKAWAEYIVEWAAKDPYGFLTTVILALTPLFIISAALSWKLAKMIEAREREQKKKQKRQENIAKAKRTKKD, from the coding sequence atgcTTGATATTAAGGCTTGGGCTGAATACATCGTGGAGTGGGCTGCAAAGGACCCCTATGGCTTTCTTACTACAGTGATCTTGGCCCTTACACCCTTGTTCATAATTAGTGCAGCACTGTCCTGGAAACTTGCAAAAATGATTGAGGCCAGGGAGCGagagcaaaagaagaaacagaaacgCCAGGAAAATATTGCAAAAGCCAAACGAACAAAGAAGGATTAA